Proteins found in one Pelmatolapia mariae isolate MD_Pm_ZW linkage group LG7, Pm_UMD_F_2, whole genome shotgun sequence genomic segment:
- the fanci gene encoding Fanconi anemia group I protein — protein MKVEMDKIVSLSDEENIPELQKYLSTLTDDQLINTITNSALKGKKVGTIIKGIFKGSPPSSTAGANRRLLLYQHCIPLCESGDLQTEVAADIIGLLMLETHTLSGPSLATLGSLFVDAIKVGKMSSGKSLELFPTVLTALAACEALSYGKGELSGEEYKKQLINSLCSSRWDPQCVIHLTTMFRDVPLSSEELQFVVEKVLRMFNKLDLQEIPPLVYQLLLLSAKGCKKQVLDGIVGYFKEQDARQDEEQKHGESLDLEVQSIPQDQLRHVEGTAILHIVFAIRLDHELAREFLKGFKTSYADLCPFSVALLLSVARIQRYEEQVFELLKGAIIKSFKDEQLQQGSKLLQDLLPGHCSVAQMILDTVQNSVFGWDHVTQGLVQLGFFLMDAFGPKPGPFGKASEGSLAVARTPTQQACKLGGQVLLQGFKMHEPIRGEILEQVLNRLVTKTASPVNHFLDLFSDIVVSAPMILLESSSKVTETFDHLSYLPLATVQGLLKAVQPLLKVSMSLKDALILVLRKAMFSSQLDGRKSAVTGFLLLLKNFKVLGSLASSQCSQAISSSQIQVDVHSRYNSAANEAFCLEILSSLRRCLSQQADVRLMLYEGFFDVLRRNSQLASSIMQTLLSQLKRYYEPEQDLLPPVKLEPCITAHGDQVYLQEPLAHLLSCTIHCLMWLQNTRQSANPNADDSDGDEEEEEGYRSDLHAILESMTRRMIKCELEDFELDKSAEFSMGSSVGVKNNIYAVLVMGVYEVLMEYNFIKANYSKRCFEEIIELFSRYHKLSEILKEKSGKGRVPSHKTPRSLFSMGIISTLITVLFRDNTQSREEALSVLRSNGEFVRYILSVVVQKIQQLDETGHTDGPDGQNADKTFRFLCDTTSVLMWRYTNIPSVVEEGGKKEKRSSLSQLCLEGLLRIFTTCQQRYPDKMAQLLSTMGWTSSEKQDDEGDVVEMNYFYIRQFQRALFTQLSGGEEDFNSKEAQLLVSILSVLSRQLKPSSQQFVQMITWTVKICKETSFEDSAFCKGLLSLLFNLHVLYKSPVGLLLELCQDIHSELGDIDQDVEVEKQSNFAIVNMKTASTAALLVLSQVDRVLDEVDWLIARKKSQTASDKLVCGEATQTAGRQDPVEKAVTLQLGTLLTALSELVQTALLLGTCTVTLLRELTRTYTILTTLVKYYIQVCASQHGSLPARFEKLVKLSGSHLTPQCYSFITYAQSGDISAGGADDKKKKRRNDVNTGASAKLLRETKAIPNLIFSIEQYEKYLITLSKKSKVNLMQYMKLSTSRDFRINAATLDAALQEQDDSQESQDTTETQEPKQKKRKQ, from the exons ATGAAGGTAGAAATGGATAAAATTGTCTCACTGTCAGATGAAGAAAATATCCCCGAACTACAGAAATACCTTTCAACCCTGACCGATGACCAG CTCATCAACACGATTACCAATAGTGCACTGAAGGGCAAGAAGGTTGGGACCATAATAAAAGGCATATTTAAAG GTTCTCCACCCAGCTCCACTGCTGGGGCAAATCGTAGACTTCTCCTGTATCAGCACTGCATCCCTCTGTGTGAGTCTGGGGATCTTCAGACTGAGGTGGCAGCAGATATCATTGGGTTGCTTATGCTGGAG ACTCATACACTATCCGGGCCATCTCTTGCAACACTGGGGTCTCTTTTTGTTGATGCCATCAAAGTGGGGAAAATGAGCAGTGGGAAATCTCTGGAACTGTTTCCTACAGTTCTTACTGCACTTGCAGCATGTGAAGCCTTGTCTTATGGCAAAG GGGAACTCAGTGGTGAGGAGTATAAGAAGCAGCTGATTAACAGCCTCTGCTCGAGCAG ATGGGATCCACAGTGTGTCATCCACTTGACAACCATGTTTAG GGATGTGCCTTTGTCATCAGAGGAGTTGCAGTTTGTGGTGGAGAAAGTATTGAGGATGTTCAACAAACTAGATCTGCAGGAGATCCCACCACTGGTTTACCAGCTGCTGCTTTTGTCTGCAAAG GGTTGTAAGAAACAAGTCCTGGACGGAATCGTAGGTTATTTCAAGGAGCAGGACGCTCGCCAAGACGAGGAGCAGAAACATGGAGA GAGCCTGGATCTAGAGGTTCAGTCTATTCCACAGGACCAGCTAAGGCATGTAGAGGGCACTGCTATCCTCCACATAGTCTTTGCTATAAGACTAGACCATGAGCTTGCAAGGGAATTTCTTAAAGGCTTTAAG ACATCGTATGCAGACTTGTGTCCTTTCAGTGTTGCCCTGTTGCTCTCAGTGGCACGTATCCAGCGTTACGAAGAGCAG GTATTTGAACTTTTGAAAGGGGCCATCATCAAGAGCTTCAAGGACGAGCAGCTACAACAGGGGTCAAAGTTACTACAGGACCTCCTACCTGGGCACTGCAGTGTGGCTCAGATGATACTGGATACAGTCCAGAACAG TGTGTTCGGATGGGATCATGTTACCCAAGGGCTAGTGCAGCTGGGCTTCTTCCTGATGGATGCATTTGGACCCAAACCTGGACCATTTGGCAAGGCCTCGGAGGGCTCTCTTGCTGTAGCCCGAACACCAACTCAACAAGCGTGTAAGCTAGGAGGACAGGTGCTTCTCCAGGGCTTTAAG ATGCATGAGCCTATCAGGGGAGAGATATTGGAGCAGGTCTTAAATCGACTGGTCACAAAGACAGCCTCACCTGTCAATCATTTCTTAG accTTTTCTCTGATATTGTGGTCTCTGCCCCAATGATCCTTCTGGAGTCATCCTCTAAGGTGACAGAGACATTCGACCACTTGTCATACCTGCCTTTGGCCACCGTTCAAGGTCTACTCAAAGCTGTCCAG CCCCTGCTCAAGGTCAGCATGTCCTTGAAAGATGCTTTAATTTTAGTTCTTCGCAAGGCCATGTTTTCCAG CCAACTGGATGGTCGGAAGTCTGCAGTGACAGGCTTCTTGTTGCTGCTGAAGAACTTCAAAGTGTTGGGCAGCTTGGCCTCGAGTCAGTGTAGCCAGGCAATCTCCTCCAGCCAG ATCCAAGTGGATGTTCACTCGCGCTACAACTCAGCTGCCAATGAAGCATTCTGCTTGGAGATCCTCAGCAGTCTGCGTCGCTGCCTCAGCCAGCAGGCTGATGTGCGCCTCATGCTCTATGAG ggtttttttgaTGTTCTTCGTCGTAACTCGCAACTTGCAAGCTCCATCATGCAGACCCTTTTGTCACAG CTGAAGCGGTACTACGAGCCTGAACAAGACCTCCTGCCCCCAGTCAAACTGGAACCATGCATCACTGCTCATGGAGACCAAGTCTACCTCCAGGAGCCTCTG GCCCATCTGCTGAGCTGTACTATACACTGCTTgatgtggctgcaaaacacacGCCAGTCAGCCAACCCCAATGCCGATGACAGTGACggtgatgaggaagaggaggaaggatACCGGTCGGACCTACATGCTATTCTAGAGAGTATGACAAGACGCATGATCAAGTGCGAACTAGAAGACTTTGAACTG GACAAGTCGGCTGAGTTTTCAATGGGATCCAGTGTTGGAGTGAAGAATAATATCTATGCTGTGCTGGTGATGGGAGTGTATGAGGTCCTCATGGAGTATAACTTTATCAAAGCCAACTACAG TAAAAGGTGCTTTGAGGAGATCATCGAGCTGTTCAGCCGTTACCACAAGCTGTCTGAGATCCTGAAGGAGAAGTCTGGAAAGGGTCGGGTGCCCTCACACAAGACCCCCCGCAGTTTATTCTCAATGGGCATCATATCAACATTGATCACTGTGCTCTTCAG GGATAACactcagagcagagaggaggctCTCTCAGTACTTCGTTCAAATGGAGAGTTTGTGCGTTATATACTGAGCGTGGTTGTGCAGAAGATCCAGCAGCTGGATGAAACGGGACACACAGACGGCCCAGATGGACAGAACGCAGACAAGACTTTCCGCTTCCTCTGTGACACGACCAG TGTCCTGATGTGGCGTTACACGAACATCCCCAGCGTGGTTGAGGAGGGGGGAAAGAAGGAGAAGCGCTCCAGTTTGTCTCAGCTGTGTCTGGAGGGTTTGCTCAGGATCTTCACAACCTGCCAACAACGCTACCCAGACAAGATGGCCCAGCTGCTCTCTACCATGGGTTGGACAAGTAGTGAAAAA CAAGATGACGAAGGTGATGTTGTAGAGATGAACTACTTTTACATCCGACAGTTTCAG AGGGCGCTGTTCACACAGTTAAGTGGAGGTGAGGAAGACTTTAACAGCAAAGAGGCTCAGCTTCTGGTCAGCATCCTAAGCGTACTCTCGCGCCAGCTAAAGCCCTCCTCCCAGCAg TTTGTTCAGATGATCACGTGGACTGTGAAAATCTGCAAAGAGACCAGTTTTG AGGATTCTGCCTTCTGTAAGGGgctgctctctctcctcttcaACCTTCATGTTCTCTATAAGAGTCCTGTAGGCCTGCTGCTGGAGCTCTGCCAAGACATCCACAGCGAACTGGGAGATATTGATCAG GATGTGGAGGTGGAAAAGCAGTCTAATTTTGCCATTGTCAACATGAAAACCGCTTCAACAGCAGCA CTGCTGGTCCTGTCTCAAGTTGACAGAGTGCTTGATGAAGTGGACTGGCTTATTGCCAGGAAGAAAAGTCAGACAGCTTCTGACAAATTGGTCTGTG GTGAAGCCACACAGACTGCAGGTCGGCAGGACCCAGTTGAGAAAGCAGTGACGCTGCAGCTTGGGACTCTCTTAACGGCGCTAAGTGAGCTGGTCCAGACGGCGCTCCTGCTGGGCACCTGCACCGTTACACTCTTAAGAGAACTGACCCGCACGTATACCATCCTCACCACGCTGGTCAAATAT TACATCCAGGTGTGTGCCAGCCAGCACGGGTCGCTGCCAGCTCGCTTTGAGAAGCTG GTCAAACTATCTGGCTCCCACCTAACACCACAGTGCTATTCTTTTATCACATATGCTCAG AGTGGAGATATCAGTGCTGGAGGTGCagatgacaaaaagaaaaagagaaggaatGACGTGAACACCGGTGCTTCT GCAAAACTTTTGCGTGAGACTAAGGCTATCCCCAACCTGATCTTCAGCATTGAGCAGTATGAGAAGTATCTCATCACACTCTCAAAGAAATCAAAG GTAAACTTGATGCAGTACATGAAGCTGAGCACTTCGAGAGATTTCCGCATCAATGCCGCTACTCTGGATGCAGCCCTGCAGGAACAGGATGACAGTCAGGAG TCACAGGACACCACCGAGACACAAGAACCcaaacagaagaagaggaaaCAGTGA
- the polg gene encoding DNA polymerase subunit gamma-1, with protein MLHVLRCPLKRTRISLQWMSLRGFCSTKPHILQGEDSTQTRLNPLNIQMLSKGLHEQIFRGLEPEYREEAVQRSVRHLQKHQLWGKDTSLLPDVDLKLPKMYGNDIDEHFRHLAQTQSLPYLEAATKLKLAELPPMPQEWSWEVGWTRYGPTGESQKVDFPDESALVFDVEVCTTEGQCPTLAVAVSPTNWYSWCSKRLIEERYSWSNQLTLADLIPLETPFNSARPPGGKWKERLIVGHNVSFDRAHIKEQYLLKGSKVRFMDTMSLHMAISGLTGFQRTLWMASKLGKKRGLQEVKEHIKKAGKKHEGPMIGSWDWVNISSINNLADVHALYVGGPPLQKEARETFVKGSMTDVRNNFQELMQYCALDVKATHEVFTEQLPLFMERCPHPVTLAGMLEMGVSYLPINQNWGRYLEDSQDVYEELQREMKKSLMILADDACQLLENDRYKEDPWLWDLDWDVQEFKQKKVAASKKKGSKKADNKQIATPLPDWEEDPGPPSEEEMDGPRPSRLAVENLKETVNQLPKRRQHLPAHPGWYRKLCEKMSDDSWSPGASLITLQMRLTPKLMGLTWDGFPLHYTEKHGWGYLVPGRRDNLDSQEENTGPVCPDRAIESVYKEYCEQHSKERPDYLDSVPSDDLMLTDSTVWTKVEELSSLESLMEENALRMRKSAEKNKNRSTDPHYMKEGSHCHYHHGNGPYNDVDIPGCWFFKLPHKDGNHNNVGSPFSKDFLAKMEDGTLRAGRGGTNATRALEINKMMSFWRNAHKRISSQMVLWLRKGELPRSVSRHKDFDEEGQHGAILPQVITAGTVTRRAVEPTWLTASNARRDRVGSELKAMVQVPPGYHLIGADVDSQELWIAAVLGEAHFAGMHGCTAFGWMTLQGKKSQGTDLHSRTADAVGISREHAKVFNYGRIYGAGQPFAERLLMQFNHRLSQTEAASKARQMYALTKGIRRYHLSEDGEWLVNELGIDVEREEDGSVSLQELRRITRVASQSSRRKRWDIVGKRLWAGGTESDMFNKLESIAHSKNPATPVLGCRISRALEPKAVKDEFITSRVNWVVQSSAVDYLHLMLVVMKWLIEEYNIDGRFCISIHDEVRYLIRSEDRYRAALALQITNLLTRSMFAHALGMQDLPQSVAFFSAVDIDQCLRKEVNMDCVTPSNPTGVERKYGLPPGEALDIYQIIDITKGSLNKGR; from the exons ATGCTGCATGTGTTACGCTGTCCTCTGAAGAGGACTCGTATCTCTTTACAATGGATGAGTCTACGTGGCTTCTGCTCCACCAAGCCTCACATACTTCAGGGCGAGGACTCCACACAAACCCGCCTGAACCCCCTTAACATCCAGATGCTGTCAAAAGGTCTTCACGAGCAGATCTTTCGAGGGCTGGAGCCAGAATACAGAGAGGAGGCTGTACAGCGCAGCGTAAGGCACTTACAGAAACACCAGCTGTGGGGAAAGGACACCTCACTGTTGCCCGATGTCGACCTGAAACTCCCCAAAATGTATGGCAATGACATTGACGAGCACTTTCGTCACTTGGCCCAGACACAGAGCCTTCCCTACCTTGAGGCTGCCACCAAGCTGAAACTGGCAGAGCTACCACCCATGCCTCAGGAATGGAGCTGGGAGGTTGGCTGGACACGCTATGGGCCCACTGGGGAGAGTCAGAAAGTAGATTTTCCAGATGAGTCAGCTCTCGTGTTTGACGTGGAGGTGTGCACAACGGAGGGACAGTGTCCCACTCTGGCTGTTGCTGTTTCTCCAACCAACTG GTACTCGTGGTGCAGTAAGCGTCTGATTGAAGAGCGATACTCCTGGTCAAATCAGCTGACCCTTGCTGATCTCATTCCGCTAGAGACACCTTTCAACTCTGCTCGCCCTCCAGGGGGTAAATGGAAGGAGAGACTGATTGTGGGCCACAATGTCAGCTTTGACCGGGCTCACATTAAGGAGCAGTACCTATTAAAG GGTTCAAAGGTGCGCTTCATGGACACTATGAGCCTTCACATGGCCATTTCAGGGCTAACTGGCTTCCAGCGCACACTGTGGATGGCCAGTAAGCTGGGTAAAAAGAGGGGTCTTCAGGAGGTCAAGGAACACATTAAGAAAGCTGGGAAGAAACATGAGGGCCCAATG ATTGGCTCCTGGGACTGGGTGAACATTAGCAGCATTAACAATCTGGCTGATGTCCATGCTCTGTATGTGGGAGGGCCGCCACTACAGAAAGAAGCCAGAGAGACCTTTGTGAAGGGGAGCATGACGGATGTCAGAAACAATTTCCAG GAGTTAATGCAATACTGCGCCCTTGACGTTAAGGCCACACATGAGGTCTTCACAGAACAGCTGCCCCTCTTCATGGAGAG GTGCCCTCATCCAGTGACGCTTGCAGGGATGCTGGAGATGGGTGTGAGCTATCTTCCCATCAATCAAAACTGGGGGCGATACCTGGAAGATTCTCAAGATGTTTATGAAGAGCTCCAGAGAGAGATGAAGAAGTCTCTGATGATTCTAGCGGATGATGCATGTCAGCTTCTGGAGAATGACAG ATACAAAGAAGACCCCTGGCTTTGGGATCTTGATTGGGACGTGCAGGAGTTCAAGCAGAAGAAAGTTGCAGCCAGCAAGAAAAAAGGCTCCAAAAAAGCAGATAACAAACAAATCGCCACTCCTCTTCCAGACTGGGAGGAAG ACCCAGGTCCACCATCTGAAGAAGAGATGGATGGCCCTCGCCCCAGCCGGCTAGCTGTTGAGAATCTAAAAGAAACAGTGAATCAACTTCCGAAGAGAAGGCAGCATCTACCTGCACATCCAGG gTGGTATCGTAAGCTGTGTGAGAAGATGTCTGACGACAGCTGGTCACCTGGAGCCAGTCTGATCACCCTGCAAATGCGACTGACACCTAAACTGATGGGCTTGACTTGGGATGGTTTCCCCTTGCATTACACAGAGAAACACGGGTGGGGGTATCTGGTACCTGGACGCAGGGATAACCTTGATTCCCAGGAGGAAAACACCGGTCCCGTGTGTCCCGACAG aGCTATTGAAAGTGTGTACAAAGAGTACTGTGAGCAGCATAGCAAGGAGCGACCGGACTATCTGGACTCAGTCCCTTCAGATGACCTCATGTTGACAGACAGCACGGTGTGGACAAAG GTGGAGGAATTAAGTTCCCTGGAAAGCCTGATGGAGGAAAACGCCCTCAGAATgagaaaaagtgcagagaagaacaaaaacagg TCTACAGATCCACATTATATGAAAGAGGGGAGTCATTGCCATTATCACCATGGAAACGGCCCCTACAATGATGTCGATATACCAGGTTGCTGGTTTTTCAAATTACCTCATAAG GATGGCAATCACAACAATGTCGGCAGTCCGTTCTCCAAGGACTTCCTAGCCAAGATGGAGGATGGCACTCTGAGAGCAGGAAGAGGTGGCACCAATGCAACACGAGCTCTGGAAATCAACAAAATGATGTCTTTCTGGAGGAATGCCCATAAACGTATAAG TTCTCAGATGGTGCTGTGGCTCAGAAAAGGAGAGCTTCCCCGTTCTGTCAGCAG ACACAAAGACTTTGATGAGGAGGGCCAGCATGGTGCCATATTACCTCAGGTCATTACTGCTGGAACGGTAACACGTAGGGCTGTGGAGCCAACGTGGTTGACTGCCAGTAATGCACGG CGGGATCGGGTAGGCAGTGAGCTAAAGGCCATGGTGCAGGTACCACCTGGATATCACCTGATAGGTGCAGATGTAGATTCACAAGAGTTGTGGATTGCCGCAGTGCTTGGAGAGGCTCACTTTGCAGGCATGCACG GTTGTACAGCATTTGGCTGGATGACCCTCCAGGGAAAAAAGAGTCAAGGCACTGACCTGCACAGCCGTACCGCTGATGCTGTGGGCATCAGCCGAGAGCATGCAAAGGTGTTCAATTATGGACGCATATATGGCGCAGGGCAGCCCTTTGCTGAGAGGTTGctcatgcagttcaaccaccGCCTCAGTCAGACAGAAGCTGCCAGTAAGGCCAGACAGATGTACGCCCTAACAAAAGGTATACGCAG ATATCATTTGTCAGAGGACGGCGAGTGGCTGGTGAATGAACTGGGTATAGATGTGGAGCGGGAGGAAGATGGAAGCGTCTCCCTCCAAGAATTGCGAAGGATCACTAGAGTGGCTTCACAATC TTCTCGACGGAAAAGATGGGATATTGTTGGGAAGCGTCTGTGGGCTGGAGGTACTGAGTCGGACATGTTCAATAAGCTGGAGAGTATAGCCCATTCAAAGAACCCGGCCACTCCTGTTCTAGGCTGCAGGATCAGCAGAGCATTGGAGCCCAAGGCGGTTAAAGATGAG TTTATCACCAGCAGAGTGAACTGGGTGGTTCAGAGCTCTGCAGTGGACTACCTCCATCTGATGTTGGTGGTCATGAAGTGGCTCATTGAGGAGTATAACATTGATGGCCGCTTCTGCATCAGCATCCATGATGAGGTGCGGTACCTGATCCGCAGTGAAGACCGTTACCGAGCAGCTCTGGCACTTCAAATCACAAACCTCCTTACAAG GAGTATGTTTGCTCATGCTTTAGGCATGCAGGACCTTCCCCAGTCTGTAGCCTTCTTCAGTGCAGTTGACATTGACCAGTGTTTGAGGAAGGAGGTCAACATGGACTGTGTGACTCCCTCCAATCCCACAGGTGTGGAACGAAAGTATGGTCTACCGCCTG GTGAGGCCTTGGACATCTACCAAATCATCGACATCACTAAAGGCTCTCTAAACAAAGGGAGATAG
- the LOC134632460 gene encoding Golgi apparatus membrane protein TVP23 homolog A-like, whose amino-acid sequence MADATEDVELDFAADEQERARRSAVIRHPVASFFHLFFRVVAIVVYLLCEWISKSFASCFVLIIALLSFDFWSVKNVTGRLLVGLRWWNQIDEDGKSLWVFEAKKKSWNSNTGTEAEERIFWLGLIICPLIWTFFFFTSLFSLKIKWLSVVVASISLQAANLYGYLRCKAGGQDGHPPDNRSFTGQQLPQRPDIIFGIL is encoded by the exons ATGGCGGATGCAACTGAGGATGTCGAGCTGGACTTTGCAGCTGACGAGCAGGAGAGGGCGCGGAGAAGCGCAGTCATAAG ACACCCCGTGGCctcctttttccacttgttcTTCCGAGTGGTTGCCATCGTTGTCTATCTGCTGTGTGAGTGGATCAGCAAGAGCTTTGCGTCCTGTTTTGTCCTGATCATAGCTCTGCTCTCGTTTGACTTTTGGTCTGTGAAG AATGTGACCGGCCGTCTGCTGGTGGGGCTGCGCTGGTGGAATCAGATTGACGAGGATGGAAAGAGCCTCTGGGTATTTGAGGCCAAAAAA AAGTCCTGGAATAGTAACACTGGAACCGAAGCAGAGGAAAGGATATTCTGGCTGGGCCTTATCATCTGTCCTCTCATCTggactttcttcttcttcacctccCTCTTCTCTCTGAAGATTAAATGGCTG TCTGTGGTGGTAGCTAGCATTTCCCTCCAAGCAGCAAACCTTTATGGCTACCTACGCTGCAAGGCAGGCGGGCAGGATGGCCATCCTCCAGACAACCGCTCTTTCACGGGACAGCAGCTCCCCCAGCGT ccAGATATCATCTTTGGAATATTATAA